Proteins co-encoded in one Lates calcarifer isolate ASB-BC8 linkage group LG17, TLL_Latcal_v3, whole genome shotgun sequence genomic window:
- the LOC108879558 gene encoding complement factor H-related protein 4 produces MRFPPLLCLFVLWLDMDVSFSQNEPAGCQTPPALTDGDIKDTMKQHYSHSERVEYMCQNYYTMEGDPYRTCINGEWTGQIRCLKPCTVNENDMIQRNIAFRYRVYSKLYAPHNDVIEFRCTRGRPVGAMPMRFKCNDGVMILPTCQ; encoded by the exons ATGAGATTCCCTCCACTTCTTTGCCTTTTTGTCCTGTGGCTGGACATGGACGTTTCATTTTCTCAGAACG AGCCTGCAGGCTGTCAGACTCCACCAGCTCTCACCGATGGAGACATTAAGGACACAATGAAACAGCACTACAGCCATAGTGAGAGGGTCGAATACATGTGTCAGAATTACTACACCATGGAGGGTGACCCATACAGAACCTGCATCAATGGTGAATGGACTGGACAAATTAGATGCCTCA AGCCATGCACCGTGAATGAAAACGACATGATACAACGAAATATTGCATTCAGATACAGAGTTTACAGCAAGTTATATGCACCTCATAACGACGTAATTGAGTTCAGGTGTACCAGAGGAAGACCTGTTGGCGCAATGCCCATGCGTTTCAAGTGTAATGATGGTGTAATGATCCTGCCCACATGCCAATAA
- the LOC127139014 gene encoding complement factor H-related protein 3 isoform X1 yields the protein MFTIRLFHRLWLFILWLNMDPSLQQNAITCKLDLSPLQGTSYEPAFRNVFLPGETVTVTCGERFWISDPRKISVVTTCEENGAWSVRPVCQEVRCSNRREPNVYWWNVYWGQQISLGETVNYRCKEGYRSTDGTNQATCTRNGWSPDPLCQELVGCGTPPPLTDGDIKTTTKSQYRHNERVEYMCQNYYTMEGEPYRTCINGEWTGHVRCIEPCIVSEDDNRQHNITLKSSDNKYFAHDEIIEFRCIRGVPVGAVAMRQRCNSGVILLPSCH from the exons ATGTTCACAATAAGACTCTTTCACCGTCTTTGGCTTTTTATCCTGTGGCTGAACATGGATCCATCTTTACAACAGAATG CAATAACATGTAAACTGGACCTGTCACCACTCCAAGGAACCTCGTATGAACCTGctttcagaaatgtgtttttacctggtgaaacagtaacagtaacatgtGGAGAGAGGTTCTGGATTTCTGACCCTCGGAAAATCTCAGTAGTAACTACATGTGAAGAAAACGGAGCTTGGAGTGTCAGACCAGTATGCCAAG AGGTTAGATGCAGCAATCGGCGAGAACCAAACGTATATTGGTGGAATGTCTACTGGGGACAACAAATATCCTTGGGTGAGACTGTAAATTACAGGTGTAAGGAAGGCTACAGGAGCACAGATGGCACCAACCAGGCCACATGCACCAGAAATGGGTGGAGCCCAGATCCACTCTGTCAAG AGCTTGTGGGTTGTGGAACGCCACCACCCCTTACAGATGGGGACATCAAGACCACCACGAAAAGTCAGTACAGACACAATGAGCGGGTTGAATACATGTGTCAGAATTACTACACCATGGAGGGTGAACCCTACAGAACCTGCATCAATGGTGAATGGACTGGACATGTGAGATGCATCG AACCCTGCATTGTGAGTGAGGACGACAACAGACAACATAACATTACTTTAAAATCAAGTGACAATAAATATTTTGCTCATGATGAAATAATTGAGTTCAGGTGTATCAGAGGAGTTCCTGTTGGTGCAGTGGCGATGCGTCAGAGGTGTAATAGTGGTGTTATTCTCCTGCCTTCTTGCCATTAA
- the LOC127139014 gene encoding complement factor H-related protein 4 isoform X2, whose product MFTIRLFHRLWLFILWLNMDPSLQQNEVRCSNRREPNVYWWNVYWGQQISLGETVNYRCKEGYRSTDGTNQATCTRNGWSPDPLCQELVGCGTPPPLTDGDIKTTTKSQYRHNERVEYMCQNYYTMEGEPYRTCINGEWTGHVRCIEPCIVSEDDNRQHNITLKSSDNKYFAHDEIIEFRCIRGVPVGAVAMRQRCNSGVILLPSCH is encoded by the exons ATGTTCACAATAAGACTCTTTCACCGTCTTTGGCTTTTTATCCTGTGGCTGAACATGGATCCATCTTTACAACAGAATG AGGTTAGATGCAGCAATCGGCGAGAACCAAACGTATATTGGTGGAATGTCTACTGGGGACAACAAATATCCTTGGGTGAGACTGTAAATTACAGGTGTAAGGAAGGCTACAGGAGCACAGATGGCACCAACCAGGCCACATGCACCAGAAATGGGTGGAGCCCAGATCCACTCTGTCAAG AGCTTGTGGGTTGTGGAACGCCACCACCCCTTACAGATGGGGACATCAAGACCACCACGAAAAGTCAGTACAGACACAATGAGCGGGTTGAATACATGTGTCAGAATTACTACACCATGGAGGGTGAACCCTACAGAACCTGCATCAATGGTGAATGGACTGGACATGTGAGATGCATCG AACCCTGCATTGTGAGTGAGGACGACAACAGACAACATAACATTACTTTAAAATCAAGTGACAATAAATATTTTGCTCATGATGAAATAATTGAGTTCAGGTGTATCAGAGGAGTTCCTGTTGGTGCAGTGGCGATGCGTCAGAGGTGTAATAGTGGTGTTATTCTCCTGCCTTCTTGCCATTAA
- the LOC108879553 gene encoding complement factor H isoform X2, protein MFTMRLFHRLWLFILWLNMDPSLQQNATTCKLPLPPPKGTTYEPAFRNVFSPGDTVTVTCGEWYWISLPQNTSVVTTCKEDGEWSVRPICKAEIKCTVPVIENGNVLGDIQEYDKDEILHFECNMGYMRTENISSKCTNLGTKAGWSPKPTCETSKCKVLLPPLEGTTYEPAFRNVFSPSDTLRVKCGERYWISHPQETSAVTTCKDNGEWSVTPICKEVTCDSQRDPLVYYWDVYWEQKITLNETVSYWCMSGYKSTDGAIRATCTRYGWRPNPLCQEITCDRYDVQNTDIVNYKQKYSYYERASYVCKDGYTGRFFLTCTEDGWSGKPQCKEVTCDKQYYENADIDGDETQSVYKYNDQVKYVCKNDYVGNFSITCGTTGWIGSPECTEKPCEKLNISDAYITRNEKETYKHNERVHYTCRNASERRFTVVCHRGNWIGIQGCTECPLAEVPHGFIVGPHNETLYYTCEDGYKLATRGWWGEAKCIHGLWFGLEQCIEKSKCGEPPLISNGKVISLRNSYEPGESVQIICKEGYSTPVDHFTCVKGKWNSNGAQVKTICAPIANHCSPPPKVDNAVVVSSYQKEYLSGSKVTYHCRYNYTLEGEATITCNDGKWVKRNFVCAPPFLEL, encoded by the exons CAACAACATGTAAACTGCCATTGCCGCCACCCAAAGGAACCACGTATGAACCTGctttcagaaatgtgttttcacctgGGGATACAGTAACGGTAACATGTGGAGAGTGGTACTGGATTTCTCTCCCTCAGAACACTTCAGTAGTAACTACATGCAAAGAAGACGGAGAGTGGAGTGTCAGACCAATATGCAAAG CAGAGATAAAATGCACAGTACCTGtgattgaaaatggaaatgtgctTGGAGATATTCAAGAGTACGACAAAGATGAAATTCTGCATTTTGAGTGCAATATGGGATACATGCGTACAGAGAACATATCTTCAAAATGCACAAACCTAGGAACAAAAGCAGGCTGGAGCCCCAAACCTACGTGTGAAA CATCAAAATGTAAAGTGCTGCTGCCGCCACTCGAAGGAACCACATATGAACCTGctttcagaaatgtgttttcacctAGTGACACATTAAGAGTGAAATGTGGAGAGAGGTACTGGATTTCTCACCCTCAAGAAACTTCAGCAGTAACTACATGCAAAGACAATGGAGAATGGAGTGTCACACCAATATGCAAAG AGGTTACATGTGACAGCCAACGAGACCCACTTGTGTATTACTGGGATGTCTATTGGGaacaaaaaataacattgaATGAGACTGTAAGTTACTGGTGTATGTCAGGCTACAAGAGCACAGATGGCGCCATCCGGGCCACATGCACCAGATATGGATGGAGACCAAATCCACTCTGCCAAG AAATTACTTGCGACAGATATGATGTCCAAAATACAGACATTGTCAACTATAAGCAGAAATATAGTTACTATGAACGGGCTAGTTATGTCTGCAAGGATGGTTATACAGGACGTTTTTTTCTAACCTGCACAGAAGATGGTTGGAGTGGAAAACCACAATGTAAAG AGGTAACATGTGATAAACAATATTACGAGAATGCAGACATTGACGGAGATGAAACTCAGTCAGTATACAAGTACAATGATCAGGTTAAGTATGTCTGCAAGAATGATTATGTGGGAAATTTTTCCATAACCTGTGGGACAACAGGCTGGATCGGGTCTCCTGAATGTACAG AGAAACCATGTGAAAAACTTAACATCAGCGATGCATACATTACCCGCAATGAGAAGGAAACTTACAAACACAATGAACGAGTCCACTATACATGCAGGAATGCTAGTGAAAGACGTTTTACTGTTGTCTGTCACCGAGGTAATTGGATTGGGATTCAGGGCTGTACAG AGTGTCCACTAGCTGAAGTTCCACATGGATTTATAGTTGGCCCACACAATGAGACACTGTACTACACCTGTGAAGATGGTTATAAACTTGCTACCAGAGGCTGGTGGGGTGAAGCCAAATGTATTCATGGCTTGTGGTTTGGACTTGAACAATGCATTg AGAAAAGCAAGTGTGGAGAACCCCCTTTGATATCTAATGGGAAAGTGATATCTCTGCGTAACAGTTATGAGCCGGGTGAAAGTGTCCAGATTATCTGTAAGGAAGGATACAGCACTCCGGTTGATCACTTTACTTGTGTCAAGGGAAAATGGAATTCAAATGGAGCACAAGTCAAAACAATCTGTGCAC CCATTGCCAATCACTGCAGTCCCCCACCTAAAGTTGATAATGCAGTTGTTGTGTCTTCATATCAGAAGGAATACTTGTCCGGTTCTAAAGTAACTTATCACTGCCGTTATAATTATACATTGGAAGGAGAAGCCACAATTACATGCAACGATGGGAAATGGGTGAAGAGGAactttgtgtgtgcac CTCCCTTTCTGGAACTCTGA
- the LOC108879553 gene encoding complement factor H isoform X3: MFTIRLFHRLWLFILWLNMDPSLQQNATTCKLPLPPPKGTTYEPAFRNVFSPGDTVTVTCGEWYWISLPQNTSVVTTCKEDGEWSVRPICKEIKCTVPVIENGNVLGDIQEYDKDEILHFECNMGYMRTENISSKCTNLGTKAGWSPKPTCETSKCKVLLPPLEGTTYEPAFRNVFSPSDTLRVKCGERYWISHPQETSAVTTCKDNGEWSVTPICKEVTCDSQRDPLVYYWDVYWEQKITLNETVSYWCMSGYKSTDGAIRATCTRYGWRPNPLCQEITCDRYDVQNTDIVNYKQKYSYYERASYVCKDGYTGRFFLTCTEDGWSGKPQCKEVTCDKQYYENADIDGDETQSVYKYNDQVKYVCKNDYVGNFSITCGTTGWIGSPECTEKPCEKLNISDAYITRNEKETYKHNERVHYTCRNASERRFTVVCHRGNWIGIQGCTECPLAEVPHGFIVGPHNETLYYTCEDGYKLATRGWWGEAKCIHGLWFGLEQCIEKSKCGEPPLISNGKVISLRNSYEPGESVQIICKEGYSTPVDHFTCVKGKWNSNGAQVKTICAPIANHCSPPPKVDNAVVVSSYQKEYLSGSKVTYHCRYNYTLEGEATITCNDGKWVKRNFVCAPPFLEL; the protein is encoded by the exons ATGTTCACAATAAGACTCTTTCACCGTCTTTGGCTTTTTATCCTGTGGCTGAACATGGATCCATCTTTACAACAGAATG CAACAACATGTAAACTGCCATTGCCGCCACCCAAAGGAACCACGTATGAACCTGctttcagaaatgtgttttcacctgGGGATACAGTAACGGTAACATGTGGAGAGTGGTACTGGATTTCTCTCCCTCAGAACACTTCAGTAGTAACTACATGCAAAGAAGACGGAGAGTGGAGTGTCAGACCAATATGCAAAG AGATAAAATGCACAGTACCTGtgattgaaaatggaaatgtgctTGGAGATATTCAAGAGTACGACAAAGATGAAATTCTGCATTTTGAGTGCAATATGGGATACATGCGTACAGAGAACATATCTTCAAAATGCACAAACCTAGGAACAAAAGCAGGCTGGAGCCCCAAACCTACGTGTGAAA CATCAAAATGTAAAGTGCTGCTGCCGCCACTCGAAGGAACCACATATGAACCTGctttcagaaatgtgttttcacctAGTGACACATTAAGAGTGAAATGTGGAGAGAGGTACTGGATTTCTCACCCTCAAGAAACTTCAGCAGTAACTACATGCAAAGACAATGGAGAATGGAGTGTCACACCAATATGCAAAG AGGTTACATGTGACAGCCAACGAGACCCACTTGTGTATTACTGGGATGTCTATTGGGaacaaaaaataacattgaATGAGACTGTAAGTTACTGGTGTATGTCAGGCTACAAGAGCACAGATGGCGCCATCCGGGCCACATGCACCAGATATGGATGGAGACCAAATCCACTCTGCCAAG AAATTACTTGCGACAGATATGATGTCCAAAATACAGACATTGTCAACTATAAGCAGAAATATAGTTACTATGAACGGGCTAGTTATGTCTGCAAGGATGGTTATACAGGACGTTTTTTTCTAACCTGCACAGAAGATGGTTGGAGTGGAAAACCACAATGTAAAG AGGTAACATGTGATAAACAATATTACGAGAATGCAGACATTGACGGAGATGAAACTCAGTCAGTATACAAGTACAATGATCAGGTTAAGTATGTCTGCAAGAATGATTATGTGGGAAATTTTTCCATAACCTGTGGGACAACAGGCTGGATCGGGTCTCCTGAATGTACAG AGAAACCATGTGAAAAACTTAACATCAGCGATGCATACATTACCCGCAATGAGAAGGAAACTTACAAACACAATGAACGAGTCCACTATACATGCAGGAATGCTAGTGAAAGACGTTTTACTGTTGTCTGTCACCGAGGTAATTGGATTGGGATTCAGGGCTGTACAG AGTGTCCACTAGCTGAAGTTCCACATGGATTTATAGTTGGCCCACACAATGAGACACTGTACTACACCTGTGAAGATGGTTATAAACTTGCTACCAGAGGCTGGTGGGGTGAAGCCAAATGTATTCATGGCTTGTGGTTTGGACTTGAACAATGCATTg AGAAAAGCAAGTGTGGAGAACCCCCTTTGATATCTAATGGGAAAGTGATATCTCTGCGTAACAGTTATGAGCCGGGTGAAAGTGTCCAGATTATCTGTAAGGAAGGATACAGCACTCCGGTTGATCACTTTACTTGTGTCAAGGGAAAATGGAATTCAAATGGAGCACAAGTCAAAACAATCTGTGCAC CCATTGCCAATCACTGCAGTCCCCCACCTAAAGTTGATAATGCAGTTGTTGTGTCTTCATATCAGAAGGAATACTTGTCCGGTTCTAAAGTAACTTATCACTGCCGTTATAATTATACATTGGAAGGAGAAGCCACAATTACATGCAACGATGGGAAATGGGTGAAGAGGAactttgtgtgtgcac CTCCCTTTCTGGAACTCTGA
- the LOC108879553 gene encoding complement factor H isoform X1, with protein sequence MFTIRLFHRLWLFILWLNMDPSLQQNATTCKLPLPPPKGTTYEPAFRNVFSPGDTVTVTCGEWYWISLPQNTSVVTTCKEDGEWSVRPICKAEIKCTVPVIENGNVLGDIQEYDKDEILHFECNMGYMRTENISSKCTNLGTKAGWSPKPTCETSKCKVLLPPLEGTTYEPAFRNVFSPSDTLRVKCGERYWISHPQETSAVTTCKDNGEWSVTPICKEVTCDSQRDPLVYYWDVYWEQKITLNETVSYWCMSGYKSTDGAIRATCTRYGWRPNPLCQEITCDRYDVQNTDIVNYKQKYSYYERASYVCKDGYTGRFFLTCTEDGWSGKPQCKEVTCDKQYYENADIDGDETQSVYKYNDQVKYVCKNDYVGNFSITCGTTGWIGSPECTEKPCEKLNISDAYITRNEKETYKHNERVHYTCRNASERRFTVVCHRGNWIGIQGCTECPLAEVPHGFIVGPHNETLYYTCEDGYKLATRGWWGEAKCIHGLWFGLEQCIEKSKCGEPPLISNGKVISLRNSYEPGESVQIICKEGYSTPVDHFTCVKGKWNSNGAQVKTICAPIANHCSPPPKVDNAVVVSSYQKEYLSGSKVTYHCRYNYTLEGEATITCNDGKWVKRNFVCAPPFLEL encoded by the exons ATGTTCACAATAAGACTCTTTCACCGTCTTTGGCTTTTTATCCTGTGGCTGAACATGGATCCATCTTTACAACAGAATG CAACAACATGTAAACTGCCATTGCCGCCACCCAAAGGAACCACGTATGAACCTGctttcagaaatgtgttttcacctgGGGATACAGTAACGGTAACATGTGGAGAGTGGTACTGGATTTCTCTCCCTCAGAACACTTCAGTAGTAACTACATGCAAAGAAGACGGAGAGTGGAGTGTCAGACCAATATGCAAAG CAGAGATAAAATGCACAGTACCTGtgattgaaaatggaaatgtgctTGGAGATATTCAAGAGTACGACAAAGATGAAATTCTGCATTTTGAGTGCAATATGGGATACATGCGTACAGAGAACATATCTTCAAAATGCACAAACCTAGGAACAAAAGCAGGCTGGAGCCCCAAACCTACGTGTGAAA CATCAAAATGTAAAGTGCTGCTGCCGCCACTCGAAGGAACCACATATGAACCTGctttcagaaatgtgttttcacctAGTGACACATTAAGAGTGAAATGTGGAGAGAGGTACTGGATTTCTCACCCTCAAGAAACTTCAGCAGTAACTACATGCAAAGACAATGGAGAATGGAGTGTCACACCAATATGCAAAG AGGTTACATGTGACAGCCAACGAGACCCACTTGTGTATTACTGGGATGTCTATTGGGaacaaaaaataacattgaATGAGACTGTAAGTTACTGGTGTATGTCAGGCTACAAGAGCACAGATGGCGCCATCCGGGCCACATGCACCAGATATGGATGGAGACCAAATCCACTCTGCCAAG AAATTACTTGCGACAGATATGATGTCCAAAATACAGACATTGTCAACTATAAGCAGAAATATAGTTACTATGAACGGGCTAGTTATGTCTGCAAGGATGGTTATACAGGACGTTTTTTTCTAACCTGCACAGAAGATGGTTGGAGTGGAAAACCACAATGTAAAG AGGTAACATGTGATAAACAATATTACGAGAATGCAGACATTGACGGAGATGAAACTCAGTCAGTATACAAGTACAATGATCAGGTTAAGTATGTCTGCAAGAATGATTATGTGGGAAATTTTTCCATAACCTGTGGGACAACAGGCTGGATCGGGTCTCCTGAATGTACAG AGAAACCATGTGAAAAACTTAACATCAGCGATGCATACATTACCCGCAATGAGAAGGAAACTTACAAACACAATGAACGAGTCCACTATACATGCAGGAATGCTAGTGAAAGACGTTTTACTGTTGTCTGTCACCGAGGTAATTGGATTGGGATTCAGGGCTGTACAG AGTGTCCACTAGCTGAAGTTCCACATGGATTTATAGTTGGCCCACACAATGAGACACTGTACTACACCTGTGAAGATGGTTATAAACTTGCTACCAGAGGCTGGTGGGGTGAAGCCAAATGTATTCATGGCTTGTGGTTTGGACTTGAACAATGCATTg AGAAAAGCAAGTGTGGAGAACCCCCTTTGATATCTAATGGGAAAGTGATATCTCTGCGTAACAGTTATGAGCCGGGTGAAAGTGTCCAGATTATCTGTAAGGAAGGATACAGCACTCCGGTTGATCACTTTACTTGTGTCAAGGGAAAATGGAATTCAAATGGAGCACAAGTCAAAACAATCTGTGCAC CCATTGCCAATCACTGCAGTCCCCCACCTAAAGTTGATAATGCAGTTGTTGTGTCTTCATATCAGAAGGAATACTTGTCCGGTTCTAAAGTAACTTATCACTGCCGTTATAATTATACATTGGAAGGAGAAGCCACAATTACATGCAACGATGGGAAATGGGTGAAGAGGAactttgtgtgtgcac CTCCCTTTCTGGAACTCTGA
- the LOC108879553 gene encoding complement factor H isoform X4: protein MFTIRLFHRLWLFILWLNMDPSLQQNATTCKLPLPPPKGTTYEPAFRNVFSPGDTVTVTCGEWYWISLPQNTSVVTTCKEDGEWSVRPICKAEIKCTVPVIENGNVLGDIQEYDKDEILHFECNMGYMRTENISSKCTNLGTKAGWSPKPTCETSKCKVLLPPLEGTTYEPAFRNVFSPSDTLRVKCGERYWISHPQETSAVTTCKDNGEWSVTPICKEVTCDSQRDPLVYYWDVYWEQKITLNETVSYWCMSGYKSTDGAIRATCTRYGWRPNPLCQEITCDRYDVQNTDIVNYKQKYSYYERASYVCKDGYTGRFFLTCTEDGWSGKPQCKEVTCDKQYYENADIDGDETQSVYKYNDQVKYVCKNDYVGNFSITCGTTGWIGSPECTEKPCEKLNISDAYITRNEKETYKHNERVHYTCRNASERRFTVVCHRGNWIGIQGCTECPLAEVPHGFIVGPHNETLYYTCEDGYKLATRGWWGEAKCIHGLWFGLEQCIVKTSGDTMNLI from the exons ATGTTCACAATAAGACTCTTTCACCGTCTTTGGCTTTTTATCCTGTGGCTGAACATGGATCCATCTTTACAACAGAATG CAACAACATGTAAACTGCCATTGCCGCCACCCAAAGGAACCACGTATGAACCTGctttcagaaatgtgttttcacctgGGGATACAGTAACGGTAACATGTGGAGAGTGGTACTGGATTTCTCTCCCTCAGAACACTTCAGTAGTAACTACATGCAAAGAAGACGGAGAGTGGAGTGTCAGACCAATATGCAAAG CAGAGATAAAATGCACAGTACCTGtgattgaaaatggaaatgtgctTGGAGATATTCAAGAGTACGACAAAGATGAAATTCTGCATTTTGAGTGCAATATGGGATACATGCGTACAGAGAACATATCTTCAAAATGCACAAACCTAGGAACAAAAGCAGGCTGGAGCCCCAAACCTACGTGTGAAA CATCAAAATGTAAAGTGCTGCTGCCGCCACTCGAAGGAACCACATATGAACCTGctttcagaaatgtgttttcacctAGTGACACATTAAGAGTGAAATGTGGAGAGAGGTACTGGATTTCTCACCCTCAAGAAACTTCAGCAGTAACTACATGCAAAGACAATGGAGAATGGAGTGTCACACCAATATGCAAAG AGGTTACATGTGACAGCCAACGAGACCCACTTGTGTATTACTGGGATGTCTATTGGGaacaaaaaataacattgaATGAGACTGTAAGTTACTGGTGTATGTCAGGCTACAAGAGCACAGATGGCGCCATCCGGGCCACATGCACCAGATATGGATGGAGACCAAATCCACTCTGCCAAG AAATTACTTGCGACAGATATGATGTCCAAAATACAGACATTGTCAACTATAAGCAGAAATATAGTTACTATGAACGGGCTAGTTATGTCTGCAAGGATGGTTATACAGGACGTTTTTTTCTAACCTGCACAGAAGATGGTTGGAGTGGAAAACCACAATGTAAAG AGGTAACATGTGATAAACAATATTACGAGAATGCAGACATTGACGGAGATGAAACTCAGTCAGTATACAAGTACAATGATCAGGTTAAGTATGTCTGCAAGAATGATTATGTGGGAAATTTTTCCATAACCTGTGGGACAACAGGCTGGATCGGGTCTCCTGAATGTACAG AGAAACCATGTGAAAAACTTAACATCAGCGATGCATACATTACCCGCAATGAGAAGGAAACTTACAAACACAATGAACGAGTCCACTATACATGCAGGAATGCTAGTGAAAGACGTTTTACTGTTGTCTGTCACCGAGGTAATTGGATTGGGATTCAGGGCTGTACAG AGTGTCCACTAGCTGAAGTTCCACATGGATTTATAGTTGGCCCACACAATGAGACACTGTACTACACCTGTGAAGATGGTTATAAACTTGCTACCAGAGGCTGGTGGGGTGAAGCCAAATGTATTCATGGCTTGTGGTTTGGACTTGAACAATGCATTg taaagacatCTGGAGACACCATGAACTTGATTTGA
- the LOC108879553 gene encoding complement factor H-related protein 2 isoform X5: MFTIRLFHRLWLFILWLNMDPSLQQNATTCKLPLPPPKGTTYEPAFRNVFSPGDTVTVTCGEWYWISLPQNTSVVTTCKEDGEWSVRPICKAEIKCTVPVIENGNVLGDIQEYDKDEILHFECNMGYMRTENISSKCTNLGTKAGWSPKPTCETSKCKVLLPPLEGTTYEPAFRNVFSPSDTLRVKCGERYWISHPQETSAVTTCKDNGEWSVTPICKEVTCDSQRDPLVYYWDVYWEQKITLNETVSYWCMSGYKSTDGAIRATCTRYGWRPNPLCQEITCDRYDVQNTDIVNYKQKYSYYERASYVCKDGYTGRFFLTCTEDGWSGKPQCKEVTCDKQYYENADIDGDETQSVYKYNDQVKYVCKNDYVGNFSITCGTTGWIGSPECTEKPCEKLNISDAYITRNEKETYKHNERVHYTCRNASERRFTVVCHRGNWIGIQGCTECPLAEVPHGFIVGPHNETLYYTCEDGYKLATRGWWGEAKCIHGLWFGLEQCIEFLSGSFLQ; the protein is encoded by the exons ATGTTCACAATAAGACTCTTTCACCGTCTTTGGCTTTTTATCCTGTGGCTGAACATGGATCCATCTTTACAACAGAATG CAACAACATGTAAACTGCCATTGCCGCCACCCAAAGGAACCACGTATGAACCTGctttcagaaatgtgttttcacctgGGGATACAGTAACGGTAACATGTGGAGAGTGGTACTGGATTTCTCTCCCTCAGAACACTTCAGTAGTAACTACATGCAAAGAAGACGGAGAGTGGAGTGTCAGACCAATATGCAAAG CAGAGATAAAATGCACAGTACCTGtgattgaaaatggaaatgtgctTGGAGATATTCAAGAGTACGACAAAGATGAAATTCTGCATTTTGAGTGCAATATGGGATACATGCGTACAGAGAACATATCTTCAAAATGCACAAACCTAGGAACAAAAGCAGGCTGGAGCCCCAAACCTACGTGTGAAA CATCAAAATGTAAAGTGCTGCTGCCGCCACTCGAAGGAACCACATATGAACCTGctttcagaaatgtgttttcacctAGTGACACATTAAGAGTGAAATGTGGAGAGAGGTACTGGATTTCTCACCCTCAAGAAACTTCAGCAGTAACTACATGCAAAGACAATGGAGAATGGAGTGTCACACCAATATGCAAAG AGGTTACATGTGACAGCCAACGAGACCCACTTGTGTATTACTGGGATGTCTATTGGGaacaaaaaataacattgaATGAGACTGTAAGTTACTGGTGTATGTCAGGCTACAAGAGCACAGATGGCGCCATCCGGGCCACATGCACCAGATATGGATGGAGACCAAATCCACTCTGCCAAG AAATTACTTGCGACAGATATGATGTCCAAAATACAGACATTGTCAACTATAAGCAGAAATATAGTTACTATGAACGGGCTAGTTATGTCTGCAAGGATGGTTATACAGGACGTTTTTTTCTAACCTGCACAGAAGATGGTTGGAGTGGAAAACCACAATGTAAAG AGGTAACATGTGATAAACAATATTACGAGAATGCAGACATTGACGGAGATGAAACTCAGTCAGTATACAAGTACAATGATCAGGTTAAGTATGTCTGCAAGAATGATTATGTGGGAAATTTTTCCATAACCTGTGGGACAACAGGCTGGATCGGGTCTCCTGAATGTACAG AGAAACCATGTGAAAAACTTAACATCAGCGATGCATACATTACCCGCAATGAGAAGGAAACTTACAAACACAATGAACGAGTCCACTATACATGCAGGAATGCTAGTGAAAGACGTTTTACTGTTGTCTGTCACCGAGGTAATTGGATTGGGATTCAGGGCTGTACAG AGTGTCCACTAGCTGAAGTTCCACATGGATTTATAGTTGGCCCACACAATGAGACACTGTACTACACCTGTGAAGATGGTTATAAACTTGCTACCAGAGGCTGGTGGGGTGAAGCCAAATGTATTCATGGCTTGTGGTTTGGACTTGAACAATGCATTg AATTTCTCTCtggttcatttctgcagtaa